The DNA sequence CAAAAAGCTCTGCTTTTTGAAGACCCCGAGGCACTCTCGCTGTATCTCTGTAGACTGTCTCGGGTGCCGAGTAGAATTTCTCTCATGCTGTCATACTCCGAGGAGGTGAAGCAAGGCAGTTCTGTGAGTCTACTTCTTAAACGCGCTAGCAACGAGTAGAGGGAATACGAGTGTCGCCTCTGCTTCGACCTGTGTGTAGTTGGTCTGTTCCTCCTTTATCTTTCCCCAAGAGACAGCCTCGTTGGGTGGTGCTCCCGACAGCGATCCGTCGCCCTCCATTCCCGTGGATATGTAGACGACGTAGTCGGCTCCGCCTCTGAAGAGGTTGGTCATTATGGCGTGGTGTTTCGGGACTCCGCCCCCGACCGCGATCAGACCCGTCTTTTCAGCGAGTAAGCCGTCCTCGATGAGCGAGTCGTAGTCGTCGAGTATCTCGATTCCGACCTCCGAGTCGTAGCTCTGCCGGTAGAAGTAGAGGAAGTTGCCGACCTCGGCGTCTGTCAGAGCGGGACAGTAGACGGGGACGTCGTTGTCGGCGGCTTGTTTGAGAACTGAGTCCTCGTCGTCGAGGGTCTCGCCGAGCTCACGAGCGAACTCGGTGGGTGTCCTGACCTTCTCCTCGGCGAAGAAGTCGTCGAAGAAGTCGTAGAGGTACTCCTCCAGCCAGACGTACCGATCCGACGGGACGAAGATATTTCCCAGACGGTTGATGCCCTTTTCACGTAGCTCCTCCTCGTCTGTCTCCCACTCTCCCATCTTGAACGGCATCTCGGTCTTGATGACGTCCTCGGTCAGCGATCCCGAAGTCGTGATAACGACGTCGACGTACCCCTCTCGGACGAGATAAGCGACTGTCTCACGTAGCCCCGACGAGATGATGTTCGAGGTAAACGTGAGATAGACCGTCGCGTCCTCTTCCTGCATACGTTCGGCGATATCAATTGCTTCTGCTAGCTGGGTTGCCTGGAACCCCGTCGTAGCGTAAGCATCGAGCATCTCACGGAAGTCGAACTCGCCACGGAAGTCGTATCCACGTACGTCGGGGGTACTGATCTCCTCGTCAGTCCCGGGAAGGACGTGTTCACGGGAGTCAGAGTCGTCTTTATCCATGTAGGCGGTACGTCGCCCAGCGGTTTGAATATCTCGAAATGGATGGAGTAGATACGAGAGCAAGAGCGGGAACCAGAAGCTACGCCAGATTATCCACGGCGTTCTCTATCACGTCGACTGCGTTCCTGAACTCGGCTATCTCTATGTGTTCGTCGGGGGTGTGGTCGAGGTTCGAGTCGCCGGGTCCGTAGGTCACCATCGGACAGTCCCACGACTCGGCGAAGACGTTCATGTCACTCGTCCCCGTCTTGACCGAGAGACCCATGTCGCCGTCCTCGTCACGTATCGACCGCGTGAAGGCACGCACGACGGGGTTCGATCTGTCAGCCATAACGGGCTCCGTCGACTCTCCGAAGTAGAGGTCGCCGTCTCCGACGTGTTCCCTGACTTCGCTCTTGAGTTCGTCGACAGAGTGGCTCGGAGGTATACGTATGTTGCCACGGAGCTCCGACCTGAGTTCGAAGCCGTCGGAGTCGGACTCTATGTTGGTGGGCTTAGCCTGTAAACTCCGGAAGCCGTCCTCGTCGTCAGCGACTGTCTTGACGGCGTTCCAGAAATCGATGACGTCCTCTATCGCATTAACACCCGGACGTGCTGTATGTATAACCTCCCCGGTGACACGGTAACGCAGACGGAGTATGCCACGGTATCCGAGTGTTACCGTGTCCCAGCCCGACGGCTCGCCGTTTATGAGGAAGTCGGGCTCTTCGCGGTTCTGTGACAGGTACCGCGCTCCGCGTCCTGACTTCTCCTCCTCGACGACTGCCGCGACGGTGATACGTCTGTCGGTATCAGTCTCGGCGTGGCGCGCCGCTCCGAGTATCATCGAGGAGAGTGGACCCTTGGCATCGACAGTCCCGCGTCCGTACATCTTACCACCCTCTATGCTCACGGGAATCTCTCCCGGAACCGTGTCCATGTGGCTCGTGAGGAGTATCTCGTCGGAACTCTCGTCTTCTGTGTTTCCGACACTCGCTATGACGTTCCCTACCGAGTCGGTCTCGACCTCGAACCCCATCTCTGGAAGCTCTTCGAGTAGGTAGTCACGTGCCTCGCCCTCGTTCTCTGACGGGCTGTATCTCTCTACGAATCCCTTGAAGAACTCAATCTCCTCGTCGGAAGATAATGAGACGGATGTCATCTTCTTGTATTTATATTACAGAACTTCTTCGATCGTCTCGACTACCCTGTCGACGTGTTCTTCCTCGACAGTAAGGGGGGGAAGGAACCGTATCACGTTGACACCCGCCGAGAGTGCGAGTATGCCGTTCTTCGCAAGCTGAGACAGGTACCGTCCGCTTCTTCCCCTGACCTGGACGCCGACCATCAGACCCTTCCCACGTACGTCGACTATCCTGTCTGAGTCGAGTCCTTCTATCCCCGAGGTGAGACGTTCCCCCATCTTCTTCGCGTTCTCGGCGAGGTCGTTCTCGACTATGTAGTCGAGAGACGCACGTGCCGCCGCCGAGGTCACGGGGTTTCCACAGTAGGTTCCGCCGTGGCTTCCCTTCGGTATCTCCGCCATCTCTTCTGTGTAGACGACTGCGCTTATCGGAGTGCCCCCTCCGAGCGACTTCGCCGTCGTCAGAGCGTCGGGGGTGACGTCGTAATGCTCGTGGCTCCAGATCTCACCCGTCCTTCCGAGACCCGCCTGTATCTCGTCGAAGACGAGGTAAGCGCCGTGGTCGTCACACAGGTCACGCGCCGCTTCTAAGTACTCCTCGTCGGCGGGGTATATGCCGCCCTCGCCCTGTATGGGTTCGAGGAGTACCATCGCAGTCTCGTCGTCGACAGTCTCCTTGAGGTCGTCTACGTCGTTGTAAGACGCGAACTCGAACTCGGGGACGACGGGCTCGAAGGGCTCCCTGTACTTCGACTTCCACGTCGCCGATATAGAGCCGTAAGTACGTCCGTGGAAACCTCTCTTCGCGGCGACTACCTTCCGGCTGTCGTCGTCAGTCGACCCCCTCGCGAACTTGATAGCGGTCTCGTTCGCCTCGGTTCCGGCGTTCGTGAGGAAGACCTTGTCGAGAGCCTCGGGCGTGATCTCGACGAGACGTTCCATCAGCTTTCCTCTCTCGGGGGTGGCGTACGAAGCCTGTGTGTAGGTGAATCTCTCCGCCTGTTCCTTTATCGCATCGACTACCTCGGGGTTCGAGTGTCCGACCGCCATCACTCCGTACGACGCTCCGAAGTCGAGGTACTCGTTTCCGTCGTGGTCGTAGACGTAGACGCCGTCACCCGACTCCACGGTTATGGGCTTCTTCGAGAAGACTCCCTCGTATCTCTTCTCCCTCTGAATTATCTCCTGGCTGTCGTCAGTCATTCTTATTAGTGAATACAGTTCCGTTTCCTTCGAGTGCTTGAGTCACGGGTGACTCTACGTTCGCCGATGCGAAGACGACTTCGGTCGCTCCCTTGTCGAGAGCCTCACGCGCCGCCATGACCTTCTTCTTCATCTTACCCTCGGCGTACTTCTCTATGACGTCGTCTATCTCGTCGTAGCCGACCTCCTCGATCAAGCTGTCTTCGTCGTCGGGGTCACGCAGAAGACCCGGGACGTCGGAGAGTATGGCGAGACGGCTTCCGAGTGCTCCCGCGACTGCCGCCGCCGACCTGTCGGCGTCTGTGTTGACAGCCGTACCCTCGTACGAGATCATGGGAACCGAGACTACGGGGGTGTAGCCGGCGTCGAGATGCATAGAGAGGAGTTCGTCGTTGACCTTCTCTATCTTGCCCGAGTGATCCCCTCTCATGACCTTCTTCCTGCCGTCTTCCTTGACTATCACGGTGTCCTTTCTCTCCCCCTCTAGAAGACGTCCGTCGACTCCCGAGAGACCGACTGCGTCGACACCGCGTGACTGGAGCCCCTCGACGAGGTCGGTGTTTACGAGACCGGGCATAGCCATCTTGAAGATCTCCATCGAGTCCTCGTCTGTGAAACGTCCCTTGACTCCCGACGCGCTCGTGACATACGTCGGCTCGGTTCCGAGCCTCTCGTGGAGCCCGTCGACTACACCGCTTCCACCGTGGACGACTACGAAGCTGTCTTCTTCTATACCGGCTAAGTCGTCGAGGACGTTCTCGGGATCTACGCCGCTCGTGCCACCTATCTTGACTACGAATGTCATACTGGATGTAGTCCCGTGTGTTCTAACCCGGCTGTCTCGTCGAATCCGAACGCGATGTTCATGTCCTGCACAGCGGTTCCCGCGCTTCCCTTCATCATGTTGTCTATCGCGGAGAACGCCACCACGCGACCATCTCCGATCTCGAATCCGACGTCACAGTAGTTGGTTCCCTCGACTATCTTCGGCTCGGGGTATCTGTAGACACCGCGGCGCGAGTTGGCTATACGTACGAAGGGTTCGTCGGAGTAGGTCGACTTGTAGGCTCTCTTGAGGTCAGCCTTTGATACGTCTTCCTCGGGGAAGACATGTGCCGTCGACGCTATTCCACGCACTAGCTCTATGGCGTGGACGGTCATGCTCACGTCGAGCCCCGTCTCCTGGGTGATCTCCGCCTGGTGTCTATGGCTCGTCGGAGCGTACGGACGTACCGTCCTTGACCTCTCGGCGTGGTGCGACGCCTTGTTCGCGCTCGCTCCTCCCGCGCTCGAACTCGTCTTGACGTCTAGTACGACGTTGTCGTCTTCGTCCACGATATCCTCCTCGACGAGAGGATAGAGACCGAGTATCGCCGCAGTCGCGTTACAGCCCGGCGCGGCGATGAGGTCGGAGTCGCGGATATCTTCCCTGTAGAGCTCGGGTATCCCGTATACGGCGTCGTCGAGAAGATCCGTGTTGGGATGCGGGTCGTACCATCTGTCGTAGTCGGCGGGGTCGTCGAGACGGTAGTCGCCGCTGAGGTCTATTATCTTCTCGCCGTATTCGAGGAGGTCGGGAAGCTCCTCCATCGTGTAGCCGTGGGGAGTTGCTGTGAAGAGGACATCTACCTCTTCGAGGTCGTCCGGACTCGTGAACCTCAGGTTAGTCTTCCCCCTGAGGTTGGGATGTAGAGTCTCGACTGTCGCCCTCTCGTAAGACCGTGACGTGACCTGGCTGACCTCTACCTCGGGATGCTCTACGAGAAGACGGAGAAGCTCTCCGCCCGTGTATCCGCTTCCGCCTATGATGCTAGCTTGAATCATAATTCTCCTCTATGTAGTCGACGTACTCCGACGCGACGTCTATTCCGGTCGCCTCGGTGAGTGCCTTGAACTCTAAGCTGTGGTTGACCTCGTGGACAGTGTATCCGTCGTCGGTCTCCATTACATCGACCCCTAAGACGCCTCCACCGACTGCTTCGGCTGCGTCGAGGGCGACTTCTTCGAGTTCGTCGGTGACATCGCAGTTCGAAGCCTCGCCCCCTCTCGCGGCGTTCGTGATCCATTCGTCGCTCGAACGGTAGATCGCTCCCACGATCTCGTCTCCGGCTACGATCACACGTATGTCACGTCCCGGCTTGTCGACGTAGTTCTGTATGTAGAAGACAGAGTGCTCGTAATGACCGAGGACGTCCTTATGTTCGAGGACTGCCTCCGCCGACTCGGGGTCGTTTATCTTCGCCAAGAGACGTGCCCACGAGCCTATAACGGGCTTGACTACTACGGGGTATCCCATCTCGTCTATAGTATCGAGTGCCGAGTCGATGGTGAACGCCACTCTCGTCTCGGGGGTCGGCACGCCGTTCTCAGTCAGAGCGAGCGAAGTCTCGACCTTGTTTCCACAGACGCGTGAGACCTCATATCCGTTGAGGGTCGGCACTCCGTACGACTCGAAGAACCTCACCGAGTAGAGCCCGCGCGAGTAACTTATCGCACGGTTGACGACGACGTCGAGGTCTT is a window from the Candidatus Afararchaeum irisae genome containing:
- a CDS encoding deoxyhypusine synthase; its protein translation is MDKDDSDSREHVLPGTDEEISTPDVRGYDFRGEFDFREMLDAYATTGFQATQLAEAIDIAERMQEEDATVYLTFTSNIISSGLRETVAYLVREGYVDVVITTSGSLTEDVIKTEMPFKMGEWETDEEELREKGINRLGNIFVPSDRYVWLEEYLYDFFDDFFAEEKVRTPTEFARELGETLDDEDSVLKQAADNDVPVYCPALTDAEVGNFLYFYRQSYDSEVGIEILDDYDSLIEDGLLAEKTGLIAVGGGVPKHHAIMTNLFRGGADYVVYISTGMEGDGSLSGAPPNEAVSWGKIKEEQTNYTQVEAEATLVFPLLVASAFKK
- a CDS encoding [LysW]-lysine hydrolase — protein: MTSVSLSSDEEIEFFKGFVERYSPSENEGEARDYLLEELPEMGFEVETDSVGNVIASVGNTEDESSDEILLTSHMDTVPGEIPVSIEGGKMYGRGTVDAKGPLSSMILGAARHAETDTDRRITVAAVVEEEKSGRGARYLSQNREEPDFLINGEPSGWDTVTLGYRGILRLRYRVTGEVIHTARPGVNAIEDVIDFWNAVKTVADDEDGFRSLQAKPTNIESDSDGFELRSELRGNIRIPPSHSVDELKSEVREHVGDGDLYFGESTEPVMADRSNPVVRAFTRSIRDEDGDMGLSVKTGTSDMNVFAESWDCPMVTYGPGDSNLDHTPDEHIEIAEFRNAVDVIENAVDNLA
- a CDS encoding aspartate aminotransferase family protein; the protein is MTDDSQEIIQREKRYEGVFSKKPITVESGDGVYVYDHDGNEYLDFGASYGVMAVGHSNPEVVDAIKEQAERFTYTQASYATPERGKLMERLVEITPEALDKVFLTNAGTEANETAIKFARGSTDDDSRKVVAAKRGFHGRTYGSISATWKSKYREPFEPVVPEFEFASYNDVDDLKETVDDETAMVLLEPIQGEGGIYPADEEYLEAARDLCDDHGAYLVFDEIQAGLGRTGEIWSHEHYDVTPDALTTAKSLGGGTPISAVVYTEEMAEIPKGSHGGTYCGNPVTSAAARASLDYIVENDLAENAKKMGERLTSGIEGLDSDRIVDVRGKGLMVGVQVRGRSGRYLSQLAKNGILALSAGVNVIRFLPPLTVEEEHVDRVVETIEEVL
- a CDS encoding acetylglutamate/acetylaminoadipate kinase; amino-acid sequence: MTFVVKIGGTSGVDPENVLDDLAGIEEDSFVVVHGGSGVVDGLHERLGTEPTYVTSASGVKGRFTDEDSMEIFKMAMPGLVNTDLVEGLQSRGVDAVGLSGVDGRLLEGERKDTVIVKEDGRKKVMRGDHSGKIEKVNDELLSMHLDAGYTPVVSVPMISYEGTAVNTDADRSAAAVAGALGSRLAILSDVPGLLRDPDDEDSLIEEVGYDEIDDVIEKYAEGKMKKKVMAAREALDKGATEVVFASANVESPVTQALEGNGTVFTNKND
- the argC gene encoding N-acetyl-gamma-glutamyl-phosphate reductase, translating into MIQASIIGGSGYTGGELLRLLVEHPEVEVSQVTSRSYERATVETLHPNLRGKTNLRFTSPDDLEEVDVLFTATPHGYTMEELPDLLEYGEKIIDLSGDYRLDDPADYDRWYDPHPNTDLLDDAVYGIPELYREDIRDSDLIAAPGCNATAAILGLYPLVEEDIVDEDDNVVLDVKTSSSAGGASANKASHHAERSRTVRPYAPTSHRHQAEITQETGLDVSMTVHAIELVRGIASTAHVFPEEDVSKADLKRAYKSTYSDEPFVRIANSRRGVYRYPEPKIVEGTNYCDVGFEIGDGRVVAFSAIDNMMKGSAGTAVQDMNIAFGFDETAGLEHTGLHPV
- the lysX gene encoding lysine biosynthesis protein LysX, giving the protein MKVGFLYSRIRKDEKLLLNELRDRGHDVVKIDTRDVSLGLSGASGIEGADVDVDVEDLDVVVNRAISYSRGLYSVRFFESYGVPTLNGYEVSRVCGNKVETSLALTENGVPTPETRVAFTIDSALDTIDEMGYPVVVKPVIGSWARLLAKINDPESAEAVLEHKDVLGHYEHSVFYIQNYVDKPGRDIRVIVAGDEIVGAIYRSSDEWITNAARGGEASNCDVTDELEEVALDAAEAVGGGVLGVDVMETDDGYTVHEVNHSLEFKALTEATGIDVASEYVDYIEENYDSS